From the Sebastes fasciatus isolate fSebFas1 chromosome 3, fSebFas1.pri, whole genome shotgun sequence genome, one window contains:
- the zdhhc5a gene encoding palmitoyltransferase ZDHHC5-A — translation MPGISSSKSGGRGPSSSPLPHGTVPPSRPLRPSRYVPVSAATFFLVGSTTLFFCFTCPWLSERFSVAVPIYNGVIFLFVLANFCMATFMDPGIFPRAEEDEDKEDDFRAPLYKTVEIRGIQVRMKWCSTCRFYRPPRCSHCSVCDNCVEDFDHHCPWVNNCIGRRNYRYFFLFLMSLTAHIMAVFGFGLLFILYHRQNIDRLHAIVTLAVMCVAGLFFIPVAGLTGFHIVLVARGRTTNEQVTGKFRGGVNPFTNGCRKNVSHVLCSSQAPRYLGRKKCVQSVCVQPPFLRPQLTEAQLAAKILDNGIQGDLHRSKSSLEMMESQSCDAEPPPPPKPELRYPGITRGNAEDCSLLNKAPPTPTMYKYRPTYSPGKNHTALTHAYANQLSRGESVGSARDSSSSASSLLQASQQPGFRSQPSLDRRDTSSDRVGVGGGGERREGRREAGGGGGGGIPGYSLGGRSYPSFSDPTVLSGVASRSSSSTHTSAGAVHVSEATTASASFKSLANQTPPPHHPSRNGSLSYDSLLAGGEDFDKGVAAGSAAPEVSSGRPCTPAAGGYSSPFLSSQQRDAEMHSQTAQSPRHYHRTSHHHHHSYLHRSSSSTTSSSPPPPPERERLLAEPHPGAHPTPANQAPAPPSSSAPPPPHQHHAHHHHHHHHHAQHHHHHHSSASSSTSRPPRFAAPHAPPHHAYPYRTRSTDTPLGPSSTSTTHPPRSPHPPPLGKSLSYSSAAAAEMQYRLVRKASASAGANAAGVGGGGSGGMGGGGIQAPKDELIQMKPLCRTNGSHPFSSASSCSAPSSPSHPVGVSARHGVAYPSSALTQSPAHKPQGGGVKKVTGVGGTTYEISV, via the exons ATGCCAGGTATCAGCAGTAGTAAGAGCGGAGGGCGGGGTCCGTCCTCGTCACCCCTCCCCCATGGCACAGTCCCGCCCAGCAGACCCCTGAGACCTTCCCGCTACGTCCCGGTGTCGGCAGCCACCTTCTTCCTCGTCGGCTCCACCACGCTCTTCTTCTGCTTCAC GTGTCCGTGGCTTTCAGAGCGTTTCTCGGTAGCTGTGCCCATCTACAATGGAGTcatcttcctgtttgttttggcTAACTTCTGCATGGCCACGTTCATGGACCCTGGCATCTTCCCGAGAG ctgaggaggacgaggacaaGGAGGATGATTTTCGTGCTCCCCTCTACAAGACCGTGGAGATCAGAGGGATCCAGGTCAGGATGAAGTGGTGTTCAACCTGTCGCTTCTACAGGCCGCCACGGTGTTCCCACTGCTCCGTCTGTGACAACTGTGTCGAG GACTTTGACCACCACTGTCCTTGGGTAAACAACTGCATCGGCAGGAGGAACTACCGctacttcttcctcttcctcatgtcTCTGACGGCTCACATCATGGCCGTGTTTGGCTTCGGCCTGCTCTTTATCCTCTACCATCGCCAAAACATCGACCGCCTGCATGCCATCGTCAC GCTGGCTGTAATGTGTGTTGCAGGCCTGTTCTTCATCCCTGTTGCTGGCCTCACTGGTTTCCACATAGTGCTTGTGGCCAGAGGCAGGACAACCAACGAACAG gTAACAGGGAAGTTCAGAGGAGGTGTTAACCCTTTCACCAATGGCTGTCGGAAGAATGTCTCTCATGTCCTCTGCAGCTCACAGGCACCCAG GTATCTGGGCAGAAAGAAGTGTGTGcagagcgtgtgtgtgcagcctCCCTTTCTGCGGCCACAGCTGACAGAGGCCCAGCTGGCTGCAAAGATCTTGGACAACGGCATACAGGGAGACCTGCACCGG TCCAAGTCCAGTCTGGAGATGATGGAGAGCCAGTCGTGTGACGctgagcctcctcctcctcctaaacCAGAGCTCCGCTATCCTGGAATCACCAGAGGAAACGCTGAGG ATTGCAGTCTACTGAACAAAGCCCCTCCCACCCCCACCATGTACAAATACAGGCCCACCTACAGCCCCGGCAAGAACCACACAGCGCTCACGCACGCTTACGCCAACCAG TTAAGTCGAGGGGAGAGTGTTGGCAGTGCCAgggactcctcctcctccgcctcctccctccttcaggCTAGCCAGCAGCCCGGTTTCCGCTCCCAGCCGAGCCTGGACCGGAGGGACACTTCGTCCGACAGAGTGGGAGTGGGAGGAggtggggagaggagagaggggagaagagaggcggggggaggaggaggaggaggcatccCCGGCTACTCCCTCGGCGGACGCTCGTACCCCTCCTTCTCTGACCCGACGGTCCTCTCGGGAGTGGCATCGCGATCTTCCAGCTCCACGCACACCTCAGCGGGCGCCGTCCACGTCTCCGAGGCAACCACCGCCTCGGCCAGCTTCAAGAGCTTAGCCAATCAGACGCCCCCGCCTCACCACCCGTCCCGCAACGGGAGCCTGTCGTATGACAGCCTACTGGCAGGTGGTGAGGATTTCGACAAAGGGGTGGCGGCGGGTTCAGCAGCCCCTGAGGTCTCCTCCGGGAGACCCTGCACACCAGCGGCAGGTGGCTACAGCTCCCCCTTCCTGTCATCACAACAGAGAGATGCTGAGATGCACTCCCAGACCGCCCAGTCACCCCGTCACTACCACCGcacctcccaccaccaccaccactcctaCCTCcatcgctcctcctcctccaccacgtCCTCCTCCCCACCGCCTCCTCCAGAGAGAGAGCGCCTGCTGGCCGAGCCCCACCCCGGCGCTCACCCCACGCCCGCCAATCAGGCCCCGgctcccccctcctcttctgCCCCGCCTCCCCCGCACCAGCACCACgcacatcatcaccaccatcaccaccaccacgcacaacatcatcaccaccaccactcctCCGCCTCTTCCTCTACCTCCCGCCCTCCCCGCTTCGCCGCCCCTCACGCACCACCACACCACGCTTACCCCTACCGCACTCGCTCCACCGACACACCTCTGGgaccctcctccacctccaccacccacCCTCCCCGCTCCCCGCACCCACCGCCTCTGGGCAAGTCGCTCTCTTACTCGAGCGCCGCCGCCGCCGAAATGCAGTACCGGCTGGTCCGAAAGGCTTCTGCGTCAGCCGGCGCGAACGCAGCgggggtgggaggaggaggaagtggagggatgggaggaggaggaatacaAGCGCCGAA GGATGAGCTGATCCAGATGAAACCTCTGTGTCGGACCAACGGCAGCCACCCcttctcctccgcctcctcctgctccgccccttcctccccctctcACCCAGTCGGCGTGTCCGCCCGCCACGGAGTGGCTTATCCCAGCTCGGCATTGACGCAGAGTCCCGCCCACAAGCCTCAGGGTGGCGGGGTGAAGAAGGTGACGGGCGTCGGAGGCACCACCTACGAGATTTCTGTCTGA